The Amycolatopsis nigrescens CSC17Ta-90 genomic interval GCCTGCATCGCGGTGAGCTGGAAGGAAGGCTGGTCCACCGTGCTCGCCGCGTAGGTGCGCCCGTCCGTGTCGCGGACCGCGGCACCCTCCTTGGCCTGGGTACGGGCGCGCGCTGAGCGGGCCAGGATGACGATCTTCTCGTCCTCCGGGTCGAGTTCAGGCATGTTCGACGCTCCTGTCTCGCTCGTCGTTCTCGCCGGGGCCGGTCACCCGCACCCGGCGGCCTGCGATCCGATCGTCGCAGGCCTGCACCACCACCGTGGTGATCCGCATCCGGCCGCGGCGGTCCTTGCCGCCCTCGGCGTGCAGCCGCAGCCCGGCCACCTCGGCCTCCGCGCCGGGCAGCGGGACGCGGCCGAGCCGTTCGGCGAGCAGCCCGCCGACCGTCTCCACGTCGTGGTCCTCCAGGTCGATCCCGAACAGCTCACCGAGGTCGTCCACGCCGAGCCGTGCGGACACCCGCACCGACTTCTCGTCGAGGTGCTCCACCGGGGGCCGCTCGTCGGGATCGGACTCGTCGGTGATCTCGCCGACGATCTCCTCCAGGATGTCCTCGATGGTCAGCAGGCCCGCGGTGCCGCCGTACTCGTCCACCGCGATCGCCATGTGGTTGTGCGAGAGCTGCATCTCCTTGAGCAGGTCGTCGAGCCGCTTGGAGTCCGGCACGTAGCTGGCCGGGTTCATCAGCTCGTCGACCTGGCGCAGCGGCCCGCCCTCGGCCATGTACGCCGGCATCAGGTCCTTGATGTTGGCCACGCCGACGATCTCGTCCACCGACTCGCCGATCACCGGGATCCGGGTGAACCCGGTGCGCAGCGCCAGCGCGAGCGCTTGGCGCACGGTCTTGTCCTGTTCGATCCAGACGATTTCGGTGCGCGGCACCATCACCTCGCGGGCTACGGTGTCCCCGAGCTCGAACACCGAGTGGATCATCTCCCGCTCGGAGTCCTCGACCACGCCGCGTTCCTGCGCCAGGTCGACCAGTTCCCGCAGCTCGACCTCGGAGGTGAACGGCCCTTCGCGGAACCCCTTGCCGGGCGTGATCGCGTTGCCCAGCACGATAAGCAGCCTGCTCAGCGGGCCGAGGACCGAACCGAGCACCCGCACCGGCCCTGCCACCAGGGTGCCGACGCGGTAGGGGTGCTGCCGTCCGATGGTCCGCGGGCCGACCCCGACCAGCACGTAGCAGACCACCAGCATCACCAGCGCGGCCACCAGCACCGCCACCCCGACCGGGGAGATCCAGCGCAAGAACACCACGGTGACGAGCACGGTGGAGGTCAGCTCGCAACCCAGCCGCAGCAACAGCAGCAGGTTGATGTGCCGGCGCCGTTCCGCGACCACCGCGGCCAGCTGCCTGGCGCCGGGACGGCCGAGCCGGACCAGCCCTTCCGCCCTGGCCTGCGACACCGTGCTCACGGCGGCGTCCGCGGCGGCGAACATCCCGGCGAGCAGCACCAGCAGGACGGCGATCAGCAGCAGCGCGGTGGAACTGACCATGGCCGGTCGCTCAGCCGGGTTCGGCCGAGGGCTGGCCGCCGTCCAGGCCGGCCGCGCCGAGCAGCCGGTCGTCGGCGCTGCGCTGCACGTCGCGGCGCTTGGCGTCGGCCACCGCCTCCCGGAACTCGCCAAGGATCCGCTTCTGCAGCCCGAACATCTCCCGCTCTTCGGCGGGCTCGGCGTGGTCGTAGCCGAGCAGGTGCAGCACGCCGTGAACGGTCAGCAGGTGCAGTTCGTCGGTCAGCGAGTGACCGGCGGTGTGCGCCTGGTCCTTGGCGAAAGCGGGGCAGAGCACGATGTCGCCGAGCAGCGCCGGGGACGCCTCGGCGGCATCCGGGCGGCGGGCCGAGTCGAGCTCGTCCATCGGGAAGGCCATCACGTCGGTCGGGCCCGGCAGGTCCATCCAGCGCTCGTGCAGGTCCTCCATCACGTCCAGGGTGACCAGCAGCACGGACAGCTCGGCGAGCGGGCTGACCTCCATCTTGTCCAGCGAGAACCGCGCGGCCGCGACGATGGAGGTCTCGTCCACCGGAACGCCGGACTCGTTGGCGATTTCGATGCTCATGCCTTCGTCACCGTCGGCCGTTCCAGGTGGTGCCGGTGGCGTCCTGGATCGACTGCCACTTCTCGTAGGCGTCCACGATGTCCCCTACCAGCCGGTGCCGTACCACGTCCTGGCTGGTCAGCTGGGCGAAGTGCAGATCTTCCACGCCTTCCAGGATCTCCTTGACCACGCGCAGCCCGCTGCGCTGCCCGCTGGGCAGGTCGACCTGGGTGATGTCGCCGGTGACCACGATCTTCGAGCCGAAGCCGAGCCGGGTCAGGAACATCTTCATCTGCTCGGGCGTGGTGTTCTGCGCCTCGTCCAGGATGATGAAGGCGTCGTTGAGGGTCCGGCCCCGCATGTAGGCCAGCGGCGCGATCTCGATCGTGCCGGCCTGCATCAGCCTGGGGATGGACTCCGGGTCGACCATGTCGTGCAGCGCGTCGTAGAGCGGCCGCAGGTAGGGGTCGATCTTCTCGTTCAGCGTGCCGGGCAGGTAGCCGAGCCGCTCCCCCGCCTCCACCGCTGGCCTGGTCAGCACGATCCTGGTGACCTGCTTGGCCTGCAGTGCCTGCACGGCCTTGGCCATCGCGAGGTAGGTCTTGCCGGTGCCGGCAGGGCCGATGCCGAACACGATGGTGTGCTGGTCGATCGCGTCGACGTAGCGCTTCTGGTTCAGCGTCTTGGGCCTGATCGTGCGGCCGCGCCGGGACAGGATGTCCATGCTGAGCACTTCGGCCGGGGATTCGGCGCCGCCGGAGGACAGCATCGCCACCGTGCGGCGCACGGTGTCCGGGCCTACCTGCTGGCCTTTTCCGGCGAGGGTGACCAGTTCGGCGAACACCCGTTCGGCGAAGGCCACGTCGGCGGGTATGCCGGTGAGGGTGACCTCGTTGCCCCGGACGTGCACGTCGGCTTCGAGGAGTTCTTCGGCGACGCGCAGGTTCTCGTCCCTGGAGCCCAGCAACGGGAGTACCGCCGCGTCCGGGATGGGGAACCTGGACTGGGCTGTTTTGGCGGCTGCCGCCGTGTTCGTTCCGACCTCGGGTGTCTTCGGTGGTGGGGCGTCCCCGGGGACGCCGGATCGGGCGGCTCCACCCTGTGCGGTACCGGCCACGTAGCCTCGGGCCTGCTTTCTGCGCATGCGCTGATCTGCTGTGCTGACCCCACGATGCTAGCGGTACCGGTGGCGGCGGCGCAGTCAGGTTTGCGCCCGGCTTACCCGGAGTGCCGGCCGAAGAAGCCCAGTTGTTCGCCGCCGAGCACGTGGGCGTGCACGTGGAAGACGGTCTGGCCGGCGTCGAGTTCGGTGTTGAAGACCACCCGGTAGCCGGATTCGGTGATGCCTTCGAGTTCGGCGACCTTGGCCGCCGCGGTGATCACGTCGGCGAGCAGTTCGGGTTCCGCGGCCAGCTCGGCCACGTTGCGGAAACGCTTCTTCGGCACCACCAGCACATGCGTCTTGGCCTGCGGGTTTATGTCCCGGAACGCCAGCACCGTGTCGCTCTCCCACACGATCTCCGCCGGCACCTCCCGCGCGATGATCCGCTCAAACAACGATTCCGCGTCACTCATGCCCCTCACCCTAACCACCCCCCAACGCAGAACTCGCACACACCAAAGCAGAACTCGCCCCACTTGAGCGTGGAACTCGCGCCCCTGAACGCGGAACTCGCGCCACTTGAGTGTGGGACTCGCAAACTCGCGACCGGCGCTAGTCCATCCCCAACGCGCCCAGGCCGTCAACTTGAGGAGCCGGCACCGTGGGGGTTTGGGGGGCTCGGCCCCCCAATATCGCCCCGCGGCCTTCCGGGAGGGCGAAGCCCGAACAGGAAGAACGCCGCGGGGCGGTGAAGCCTGGGGGTCGCTTCACCGCCGCCGCGGCTCCGCCGGACCGAGGGGGGAGGTGTCCGGCGGGGACACCGGCGCGCCGGGGCTTTCGCCTACGGCGCCCCGAAACCGTCAGCGAGCGCTAGTTAACAAGCGTAACGGCTGGCTGGCCGGTCGCGCCATAATTCCGTCGAAAATCCAACCAGAAATTTACGAGGTTTCGAAGACAGGCGGTACGTGAAGCCGGGGTGGTCAGGCCCAGCGGGTGGTGCGGGCACCCAGTGCGCCAAGTGCGACGGCGGCCGCGGTCGAGGTGCGGAGCACGGTCGGGCCGAGCCGGACGGGGGTGGCTCCGGCGCTGGTGAGCGCGGCCAGCTCGGCCGGTGCGATCCCGCCTTCCGGGCCGACGACCAGCAGCAGGTCGCCGGCGGGCGGCAGGTCGAGCTCGGTGAGCCGCTCGGTCGCGGTGCCTTCGAGCACCAGTGCGGCGGCCGAATCGCGGACCGCGGCGGCCAGTCCGGTGGTGTCCACCGGTTCCCGCACCGGGGGCACCCAGGCGCGGCGGGCCTGTTTCGCGGCGGCCCTGGCAGCGCCCTGCCACCGGGCCAGCGCTTTGGCGCCGCGCGCGCCGTCGTCCCAGCGTGCGACGCTGCGGGCGGCCCGCCATGGCAGGATCTCGTCGACACCGGCCTCGGTGGCCAGTTCGACCGCCAGCTCGCCCCGGTCTCCCTTGGCCAGCGCCTGCGCCACCAGCACGCGAAGTTCCGGCGGCGGCTCGGTCCAGCGGCGGTCCAGCTTCAGCCGCAGCTCGGCGTCGCGGCCGGCCTGCACGGCGTCCACCACGCAGGCGGCCATCCCGCCGCGACCGTCGGAGAGCACCAGCCGTTCGCCGGCCCGCAGCCGGCGCACGGTGGCCGCGTGCCTGGCCTCCTCACCGGTGAGCACGGCCTGCTCACCGGTGGGCAGCTCGTCGACCAGGAAGACCGGCGGGGTGCTGTCCGTCATCCGAGGTTACTTGTGGCTCTTGGTGCGCAGCTTCGAGAACAGGCCACCGTGCTTGCCGTTGCTGCCCAGAGTCGGCACCTCTTCGCCGCGGACCCTGGCCAGCTCGACCAGGAGCTCGCGCTGCCCGTCGTCGAGCTTGGTCGGCACCGTGACGTCGATGTGCACGTGCAGGTCGCCCCGGCCGTCCACCCGGCCGGACGAGCGCAGCCGCGGCATGCCCTTGCCGGTGAGCACCAGTTCGGTGGCGGGCTGCGTGCCCGGTTCGATGTCCAGCTCGTACTCGCCGTCGATCAGCGTCTCCAGCGGCACGCTGGCGCCGAGCGCGGCGGTGGTCATCGGGATCCGGAAGTTGCAGTGCAGGTCGTGGCCCTGGCGGATGAAGACGTCGTGCGCCTCCTCGTCCACCTCGACGTACAGGTCACCGGCCGGGCCGCCGCCGGCCCCCACCTCGCCCTGCCCGGAGAGCCGGATGCGCATCCCGTCGCCGACGCCGGGCGGGATCTTCGCGGTCACGCTGCGCCTGGAGCGGACCCGACCGTCGCCACCGCACTGCCGGCACGGGTCGGTGATGACCTCGCCGAAACCGCGGCAGACCGGGCACGGCCTGGCGGTGACCACCTGGCCGAGGAAGGAGCGCTGGACGGACTGGATCTCTCCCTGGCCGCCGCAGGTGTCGCAGGTCTTGGTGGTGGCGCCCTCGGCGGTGCCGGCGCCGCGGCACAGATCGCAGAGGATCGCGGTGTCCACCGTGATGTCCTTGTCCACCCCGGTGGCGCATTCCTCCAGCGTCAGGCCGAGCCGGATCAGCGCGTCCGAGCCGGGCTGGACCCTGCTGCGCGGGCCGCGCCCGCGACCGCCGCCGCCGGAGGCCGCGCCGAAGAAGGCGTCCATGATGTCGCCGAGGCCGCCGAACCCAGCGAACGGGTCGCCACCACGGCCGCCGCCCGCGCCGGCCCCGTTGTCCAGCGGGTCGCCGCCAAGGTCGACGATCTTGCGCTTCTGCGGGTCGGAGAGCACCTCGTAGGCGGTGGTGACCTCGCTGAACCGGAGCTGGGCGTCCTCCGCCCGGTTCACATCGGGGTGGAGCTCACGCGCGAGCTTGCGATAAGCCCGCTTGATCTCCTGCTCGGTGGCGTTTTTGGCCACCCCGAGAATGCCGTAGTAGTCCCTCGCCACCGTCCTGCAATCCTCCTGTGTCGCTGGTGCGTCCGATCCGGCCCGGCTTACCTGCCGGCCAGGATCTGCCCCACGTAGTTCGCCACCGCGCGCACCGCGGCGATCGTGCTCGGGTAGTCCATCCTGGTCGGTCCGACCACACCCATACCGCCGAGCAGCATGTCGTCCA includes:
- a CDS encoding hemolysin family protein, translating into MVSSTALLLIAVLLVLLAGMFAAADAAVSTVSQARAEGLVRLGRPGARQLAAVVAERRRHINLLLLLRLGCELTSTVLVTVVFLRWISPVGVAVLVAALVMLVVCYVLVGVGPRTIGRQHPYRVGTLVAGPVRVLGSVLGPLSRLLIVLGNAITPGKGFREGPFTSEVELRELVDLAQERGVVEDSEREMIHSVFELGDTVAREVMVPRTEIVWIEQDKTVRQALALALRTGFTRIPVIGESVDEIVGVANIKDLMPAYMAEGGPLRQVDELMNPASYVPDSKRLDDLLKEMQLSHNHMAIAVDEYGGTAGLLTIEDILEEIVGEITDESDPDERPPVEHLDEKSVRVSARLGVDDLGELFGIDLEDHDVETVGGLLAERLGRVPLPGAEAEVAGLRLHAEGGKDRRGRMRITTVVVQACDDRIAGRRVRVTGPGENDERDRSVEHA
- the ybeY gene encoding rRNA maturation RNase YbeY gives rise to the protein MSIEIANESGVPVDETSIVAAARFSLDKMEVSPLAELSVLLVTLDVMEDLHERWMDLPGPTDVMAFPMDELDSARRPDAAEASPALLGDIVLCPAFAKDQAHTAGHSLTDELHLLTVHGVLHLLGYDHAEPAEEREMFGLQKRILGEFREAVADAKRRDVQRSADDRLLGAAGLDGGQPSAEPG
- a CDS encoding PhoH family protein, producing MAGTAQGGAARSGVPGDAPPPKTPEVGTNTAAAAKTAQSRFPIPDAAVLPLLGSRDENLRVAEELLEADVHVRGNEVTLTGIPADVAFAERVFAELVTLAGKGQQVGPDTVRRTVAMLSSGGAESPAEVLSMDILSRRGRTIRPKTLNQKRYVDAIDQHTIVFGIGPAGTGKTYLAMAKAVQALQAKQVTRIVLTRPAVEAGERLGYLPGTLNEKIDPYLRPLYDALHDMVDPESIPRLMQAGTIEIAPLAYMRGRTLNDAFIILDEAQNTTPEQMKMFLTRLGFGSKIVVTGDITQVDLPSGQRSGLRVVKEILEGVEDLHFAQLTSQDVVRHRLVGDIVDAYEKWQSIQDATGTTWNGRR
- a CDS encoding histidine triad nucleotide-binding protein, with the protein product MSDAESLFERIIAREVPAEIVWESDTVLAFRDINPQAKTHVLVVPKKRFRNVAELAAEPELLADVITAAAKVAELEGITESGYRVVFNTELDAGQTVFHVHAHVLGGEQLGFFGRHSG
- a CDS encoding 16S rRNA (uracil(1498)-N(3))-methyltransferase codes for the protein MTDSTPPVFLVDELPTGEQAVLTGEEARHAATVRRLRAGERLVLSDGRGGMAACVVDAVQAGRDAELRLKLDRRWTEPPPELRVLVAQALAKGDRGELAVELATEAGVDEILPWRAARSVARWDDGARGAKALARWQGAARAAAKQARRAWVPPVREPVDTTGLAAAVRDSAAALVLEGTATERLTELDLPPAGDLLLVVGPEGGIAPAELAALTSAGATPVRLGPTVLRTSTAAAVALGALGARTTRWA
- the dnaJ gene encoding molecular chaperone DnaJ, with amino-acid sequence MARDYYGILGVAKNATEQEIKRAYRKLARELHPDVNRAEDAQLRFSEVTTAYEVLSDPQKRKIVDLGGDPLDNGAGAGGGRGGDPFAGFGGLGDIMDAFFGAASGGGGRGRGPRSRVQPGSDALIRLGLTLEECATGVDKDITVDTAILCDLCRGAGTAEGATTKTCDTCGGQGEIQSVQRSFLGQVVTARPCPVCRGFGEVITDPCRQCGGDGRVRSRRSVTAKIPPGVGDGMRIRLSGQGEVGAGGGPAGDLYVEVDEEAHDVFIRQGHDLHCNFRIPMTTAALGASVPLETLIDGEYELDIEPGTQPATELVLTGKGMPRLRSSGRVDGRGDLHVHIDVTVPTKLDDGQRELLVELARVRGEEVPTLGSNGKHGGLFSKLRTKSHK